From one Halosimplex rubrum genomic stretch:
- a CDS encoding thioredoxin family protein gives MAGAPDESTDAPAMDESTVDAHIDRLVAEGVLDHDESTDGITTTEDFEHRRHVYLDTYLDLSEAEFHESVADAFDLPSAEAAADRVDDLGISREEFATYLALSAHLDGYGVAERTEMAGIVVEVGPESPVPEALDELDDDTWREFVAEHDRAVVTVWKRRCEPCEATKSELDGILAALPDDAAVAGLDGEACPEFCRENEVNAAPAVAFFADGELLDAVTGRQRPGPLGERAAALYGGD, from the coding sequence ATGGCAGGAGCACCCGACGAGTCGACCGACGCGCCCGCGATGGACGAGTCGACCGTCGACGCCCACATCGACCGACTCGTCGCCGAGGGCGTCCTCGACCACGACGAATCGACCGACGGGATAACCACCACGGAGGACTTCGAGCACCGCCGGCACGTCTACCTCGACACGTACCTGGACCTGAGCGAGGCGGAGTTCCACGAGTCGGTCGCCGACGCGTTCGACCTCCCCTCGGCCGAGGCGGCCGCCGACCGCGTCGACGACCTCGGGATCAGTCGCGAGGAGTTCGCGACCTACCTCGCGCTGTCGGCCCACCTCGACGGCTACGGCGTCGCCGAGCGCACCGAGATGGCCGGGATCGTCGTCGAAGTCGGGCCGGAGTCGCCGGTACCGGAGGCGCTCGACGAACTCGACGACGACACCTGGCGCGAGTTCGTCGCCGAGCACGACCGCGCGGTCGTGACCGTCTGGAAGCGCCGCTGCGAGCCCTGCGAGGCGACGAAGTCGGAGCTCGACGGGATACTCGCGGCGCTGCCCGACGACGCCGCCGTCGCCGGACTCGACGGCGAGGCCTGTCCGGAGTTCTGCCGCGAGAACGAGGTCAACGCCGCGCCCGCGGTCGCCTTCTTCGCCGACGGCGAACTGCTGGACGCCGTGACCGGACGACAGCGACCGGGACCGCTCGGCGAGCGCGCCGCGGCGCTGTACGGCGGAGACTGA
- a CDS encoding ABC transporter ATP-binding protein, which produces MSLLEIDGVESYYGQSHILRDVSMRVEEGEICALLGRNGAGKTTTLRSIAGARPPEVREGTVTYKGRDITDMETEDISVLGISHVPEERRVFGNLTVEENLHLADVVQNRSNTVGRDLQFEHEGQSIEQILEDFPRLAERQNQLAGTLSGGEQQMLAIARALKQSTDLLMLDEPYEGLAPQIIETVEGAIERIREEGTTVLLVEQNAVAAMKIADRCYVVDQGGVVFEGTADELREDDETRERYLGV; this is translated from the coding sequence GTGAGCCTGCTCGAAATCGACGGCGTCGAGAGCTACTACGGCCAGTCTCACATCCTCCGCGACGTGTCCATGCGCGTCGAGGAGGGCGAGATCTGCGCGCTGCTGGGCCGCAACGGCGCCGGCAAGACGACGACGCTCCGCAGCATCGCCGGCGCCCGCCCCCCGGAAGTCCGCGAGGGGACGGTCACGTACAAGGGTCGAGATATCACCGACATGGAGACCGAAGACATCTCCGTGCTCGGTATCTCGCACGTTCCCGAGGAGCGGCGGGTGTTCGGCAACCTCACCGTCGAGGAGAACCTCCATCTGGCCGACGTGGTCCAGAACCGCTCGAACACGGTCGGCCGCGACCTGCAGTTCGAACACGAGGGCCAGTCTATCGAGCAGATCCTGGAGGACTTCCCCCGGCTGGCCGAGCGCCAGAACCAGCTCGCCGGCACCCTCTCGGGCGGCGAACAGCAGATGCTCGCCATCGCGCGGGCGCTCAAGCAGAGCACCGACCTGCTGATGCTCGACGAGCCCTACGAGGGGTTGGCCCCGCAGATCATCGAGACCGTCGAGGGCGCCATCGAGCGGATCCGCGAGGAGGGGACGACCGTCCTGCTGGTCGAGCAGAACGCCGTCGCGGCGATGAAGATCGCCGACCGGTGTTACGTCGTCGACCAGGGCGGCGTCGTCTTCGAGGGCACCGCCGACGAACTGCGCGAGGACGACGAGACGCGCGAGCGGTACCTGGGGGTCTAA
- a CDS encoding ABC transporter ATP-binding protein: MSAILETDGLVKEFGGLTATDDVNLSIERGELVSLIGPNGAGKSTLINLITRMLEETEGDIRFEGESIVDLEPHEVVQRGIGKSFQTASIFPELSVEENANIASLGAEHGSFRLNFLVHRNSYPEVEQRTLDTLEAVGLRDQRDTRAADLPYGDKRRLEIGIALASEPSLLLMDEPTAGMSPEETQATVELIEDLQEELDLTILLVEHDMEIVFSVSDRIAVLNRGSIIAEGTPDEVQGDPSVQEAYLGGVEL, encoded by the coding sequence ATGAGCGCTATCCTCGAGACCGACGGGCTCGTCAAGGAGTTCGGCGGCCTCACGGCCACCGACGACGTGAACCTCTCCATCGAGCGCGGCGAACTGGTCTCGCTCATCGGCCCCAACGGCGCCGGCAAGTCGACGCTGATCAACCTCATCACCCGGATGCTCGAGGAGACCGAGGGGGACATCCGCTTCGAGGGCGAGTCCATCGTCGACCTGGAACCCCACGAGGTCGTCCAGCGGGGGATCGGCAAGTCCTTCCAGACGGCCTCTATCTTCCCCGAACTCTCCGTCGAGGAGAACGCCAACATCGCTTCGTTGGGCGCCGAACACGGCTCGTTCCGCTTGAACTTCCTCGTCCACCGGAACAGCTACCCGGAGGTCGAGCAACGGACCCTCGACACCCTCGAAGCCGTCGGCCTGCGCGACCAGCGCGACACCCGCGCGGCGGACCTGCCCTACGGGGACAAGCGGCGCCTGGAGATCGGCATCGCCCTGGCGAGCGAGCCCTCCCTACTCCTGATGGACGAACCCACGGCGGGGATGTCCCCCGAGGAGACCCAGGCGACCGTCGAACTGATAGAGGACCTCCAGGAGGAGCTCGACCTGACCATCCTGCTGGTCGAACACGACATGGAGATCGTCTTCAGCGTCTCCGACCGCATCGCCGTGCTGAATCGCGGGTCGATCATCGCCGAGGGGACACCCGACGAGGTGCAGGGCGACCCGAGCGTCCAGGAGGCGTATCTGGGAGGTGTCGAGCTGTGA
- a CDS encoding branched-chain amino acid ABC transporter permease, translating into MSDEVNSAEAGEPADVDRSPSLYDRWNAVREREVTTAVITFLAVFLAPLALVVVPEMLGVPTQYIWYRSLVTLALIWGIFAVGYDLLLGFTGLLSFGHAIFWGTAAYAAGILSANVTGSPIAMILVGTTTAVLFAWVIGWISLRRGGIYFAILTLAFGQMIYYVFLSPLGWLTGGENGFNEVAVDPLLGFLPLGAEVAVVPDALVGTWMYVFVGLATVLAVVVANRILNSPYGVVLRAIRENEQRAEFVGLNVWRYKLMAFVISGAFAGVAGSLYVVQRSFVPIENTLNWTISGEVVIMTVLGGVGSLFGPLLGAGVYMYVANIVSGMPGIGDFWHMILGLVFVAVVVVLPDGIWGGLGWIRERVADALGGDDR; encoded by the coding sequence ATGAGCGACGAGGTCAACTCCGCCGAGGCGGGCGAACCGGCCGACGTCGACCGCTCGCCCTCGCTGTACGACCGCTGGAACGCCGTCCGCGAGCGCGAGGTGACGACGGCCGTCATCACGTTCCTCGCCGTCTTCCTCGCGCCGCTGGCCCTGGTCGTCGTCCCCGAGATGCTCGGGGTACCGACCCAGTACATCTGGTACCGGAGCCTGGTCACGCTGGCGCTCATCTGGGGGATCTTCGCGGTCGGCTACGACCTCCTGCTGGGCTTTACGGGCCTGCTGTCGTTCGGCCACGCGATCTTCTGGGGGACGGCCGCCTACGCGGCGGGCATCCTCAGCGCGAACGTGACCGGCAGTCCCATCGCGATGATCCTCGTGGGGACGACCACGGCGGTCCTGTTCGCGTGGGTCATCGGCTGGATCTCCCTGCGCAGGGGCGGCATCTACTTCGCCATCCTCACGCTGGCGTTCGGACAGATGATCTACTACGTCTTCCTGTCGCCGCTCGGGTGGCTCACCGGCGGCGAGAACGGGTTCAACGAGGTCGCGGTCGACCCGCTGCTGGGCTTTCTGCCCCTCGGTGCGGAGGTCGCGGTCGTCCCCGACGCGCTGGTCGGGACCTGGATGTACGTCTTCGTCGGCCTCGCCACGGTCCTGGCGGTCGTCGTCGCCAACCGCATCCTCAACTCCCCGTACGGCGTCGTCCTGCGGGCGATCCGCGAGAACGAACAGCGCGCGGAGTTCGTCGGCCTGAACGTCTGGCGCTACAAGCTGATGGCCTTCGTCATCTCGGGGGCGTTCGCCGGCGTCGCCGGCAGCCTCTACGTCGTCCAGCGGTCGTTCGTCCCGATCGAGAACACGCTCAACTGGACGATCAGCGGCGAGGTCGTCATCATGACGGTGCTGGGCGGCGTCGGCTCGCTGTTCGGCCCGCTGCTCGGCGCCGGCGTCTACATGTACGTCGCGAACATCGTCAGCGGGATGCCGGGGATCGGCGACTTCTGGCACATGATCCTCGGGCTCGTGTTCGTCGCCGTCGTCGTCGTATTGCCCGACGGCATCTGGGGCGGGCTCGGGTGGATCCGCGAGCGCGTCGCCGATGCGCTGGGGGGTGACGACCGATGA
- a CDS encoding branched-chain amino acid ABC transporter permease, translating into MSVVGDLIVLLVNGLQTGAIYVLLAIGLSIILGTLKFVNFAHGALFVVGAYAGLLITQEISISNGKLAEWGYPTLGLEWGFFAALVIVPVFVFVVGLAMERFVARPFYDRPDTDQILVTFGLAIVVQEVIHALIGPRTYGYEVPTSAFGLLPMTGPIGVPLSDVTINVWRLWVIAITAALVIAVYAIVEYTDFGLVVKAGTRDPEMVRLLGIKITRPYLVMFGIGAALAGIAGVVGGPLQNINPEIGMTILVPAFLTVVIGGVGSIRGAVLGGTLIGMVQVTLISLGTLGVGGFQVNFTPWAQVGIYALAVVVLLTRPQGLLGSEEVSA; encoded by the coding sequence GTGAGCGTCGTCGGCGACCTGATCGTCTTGCTCGTCAACGGCCTCCAGACCGGCGCCATCTACGTCCTGCTGGCGATCGGGCTGTCGATCATCCTCGGGACGCTCAAGTTCGTCAACTTCGCCCACGGCGCCCTGTTCGTCGTCGGCGCCTACGCCGGCTTGCTCATCACACAGGAGATCTCGATATCGAACGGGAAGCTCGCCGAGTGGGGGTATCCCACGCTGGGACTGGAGTGGGGCTTTTTCGCCGCGCTCGTCATCGTCCCCGTGTTCGTCTTCGTCGTCGGCCTCGCCATGGAGCGGTTCGTCGCGCGACCGTTCTACGACCGGCCCGACACCGACCAGATCCTCGTCACCTTCGGGCTGGCCATCGTCGTCCAGGAGGTCATCCACGCGCTGATCGGCCCCCGGACCTACGGCTACGAGGTGCCGACCTCCGCGTTCGGCCTCCTGCCGATGACGGGGCCGATCGGCGTCCCGCTGTCGGACGTGACGATCAACGTCTGGCGGCTCTGGGTCATCGCCATCACGGCGGCACTGGTGATCGCCGTCTACGCCATCGTCGAGTACACCGACTTCGGCCTCGTCGTCAAGGCCGGGACGCGCGACCCCGAGATGGTCCGCCTGCTCGGTATCAAGATCACGCGCCCGTACCTCGTGATGTTCGGCATCGGCGCGGCGCTGGCCGGCATCGCCGGCGTCGTCGGCGGCCCGCTGCAGAACATCAACCCGGAGATCGGGATGACGATCCTCGTCCCCGCCTTTCTCACCGTCGTCATCGGCGGCGTCGGCTCGATCCGCGGCGCCGTGCTGGGCGGGACGCTCATCGGCATGGTACAGGTGACGCTCATCTCGCTCGGGACGCTCGGGGTCGGCGGGTTCCAGGTCAACTTCACCCCCTGGGCGCAGGTGGGTATCTACGCGCTCGCGGTCGTCGTCCTGCTCACGCGGCCCCAGGGGCTGCTCGGATCCGAGGAGGTGTCGGCATGA
- a CDS encoding substrate-binding protein has product MKRAGAAGAVGLTGLAGCTEGGDGGDGGGGDGTDYPSLGNFPIEGDTATFGFNVPTSGPYSSEGEDELRAYELAVDHLNNGGGWVDEWDDLSGDGVLGYEIDYVEGDTATDASTAEQSASRMIDRDGVIMFAGGSSSAVAIAQQGLAQREKVMFTCCLTHSDDTTGGDCVRYSFREMFNAYMTGQALTPVLTDEYGDDLTFYQLYADYSWGQTVQSSMRMFLEDAGWEEVDSVATPLDTSDFSSYLSEAQSSGADVLFLDHYGLDGANSLTDAIDAGIDEDMEIVMPLYNRPMAEAASNAIGGIFGTIAWDSQIDNEPSNTFTEFFGEEYDGRVPSGPAQLAYSGTLQYAAAVERAGTFYPPEVIRELEGYEYDNIGMNEETMRACDHQAQRAIPVVRGLPESEQGDGQFFEIVDITPREDVGYGCDEGPAAECELGDYGDEE; this is encoded by the coding sequence ATGAAACGAGCGGGCGCGGCGGGTGCCGTCGGTCTCACCGGGCTGGCGGGGTGTACCGAAGGCGGCGACGGCGGCGACGGCGGTGGCGGTGACGGTACCGACTACCCCTCGCTCGGGAACTTCCCGATCGAGGGCGACACCGCGACGTTCGGGTTCAACGTCCCCACGTCGGGACCGTACTCCTCGGAAGGGGAGGACGAACTGCGCGCCTACGAGCTCGCGGTCGACCACCTCAACAACGGCGGCGGCTGGGTCGACGAGTGGGACGACCTGTCGGGCGACGGCGTCCTCGGCTACGAGATCGACTACGTCGAGGGCGACACCGCGACCGACGCCTCGACCGCCGAGCAGTCGGCCTCCCGGATGATCGACCGCGACGGCGTTATCATGTTCGCGGGCGGCTCCTCCTCGGCGGTCGCCATCGCCCAGCAGGGGCTCGCCCAGCGCGAGAAGGTGATGTTCACCTGCTGTCTCACCCACTCGGACGACACGACCGGCGGGGACTGCGTCCGCTACAGCTTCCGGGAGATGTTCAACGCCTACATGACCGGCCAGGCGCTGACGCCGGTCCTCACCGACGAGTACGGCGACGACCTGACGTTCTACCAGCTGTACGCGGACTACTCGTGGGGCCAGACGGTCCAGTCGTCGATGCGGATGTTCCTCGAGGACGCCGGCTGGGAGGAGGTCGACAGCGTCGCGACGCCGCTGGACACCAGCGACTTCTCGTCGTACCTCTCGGAGGCCCAGAGTTCCGGGGCGGACGTGCTGTTCCTCGACCACTACGGCCTCGACGGGGCGAACTCGCTGACCGACGCCATCGACGCCGGTATCGACGAGGACATGGAGATCGTGATGCCGCTGTACAACCGGCCGATGGCCGAGGCCGCGAGCAACGCGATCGGCGGGATCTTCGGGACCATCGCGTGGGACTCCCAGATCGACAACGAGCCCTCGAACACCTTCACGGAGTTCTTCGGCGAGGAGTACGACGGCCGGGTCCCCTCGGGACCGGCACAGCTCGCCTACTCCGGGACGCTCCAGTACGCCGCCGCCGTCGAACGGGCGGGCACGTTCTACCCGCCGGAGGTCATCCGCGAGCTCGAAGGGTACGAGTACGACAACATCGGCATGAACGAGGAGACGATGCGCGCCTGCGACCACCAGGCCCAGCGGGCGATCCCGGTCGTCCGCGGACTCCCCGAGTCCGAACAGGGCGACGGCCAGTTCTTCGAGATCGTCGACATCACCCCGCGCGAGGACGTGGGCTACGGCTGCGACGAGGGCCCCGCCGCGGAGTGCGAACTCGGCGACTACGGCGACGAGGAGTGA
- a CDS encoding ABC transporter ATP-binding protein: MSAIEISNLTKRFGDVTALDDLSFSVPEGEIFGFLGPNGAGKSTTINILLGFTQPSAGSTRVFGHDARAESKAIRQRTGALLEGYGVYERITAREHVERAIRAKGADDDPDAVLERVGIPEAADRKAGGFSKGMRQRMAIGMALVGDPDLLVLDEPSTGLDPNGTRELRDVIREENRRGATVFFSSHLIDQVEAVCDRVGILKDGKMVTEGSVADLRAQLDAATVTVTVERAAPESLLSEIRGIDGVEEVEATDNQVLVSARGGDAKLRALNAVERAGVGFADFTTDDPSLEEIFEVATLGPREGRGDGNRDRAEAPAEGEA; encoded by the coding sequence ATGTCCGCCATCGAGATATCGAACCTGACCAAGCGATTCGGTGACGTGACCGCCCTCGACGACCTGTCCTTCTCGGTCCCGGAGGGCGAGATATTCGGCTTTCTCGGCCCGAACGGCGCCGGCAAGTCGACGACGATCAACATCCTGCTCGGGTTCACCCAGCCCTCCGCCGGGTCGACCCGCGTGTTCGGCCACGACGCCCGGGCCGAGAGCAAGGCGATCCGCCAGCGCACCGGCGCCCTGCTGGAGGGCTACGGCGTCTACGAGCGGATCACCGCCCGCGAACACGTCGAGCGGGCCATCCGCGCGAAGGGCGCCGACGACGACCCCGACGCGGTCCTCGAACGCGTCGGCATCCCCGAGGCCGCCGACCGGAAGGCCGGCGGCTTCTCGAAGGGGATGCGCCAGCGGATGGCCATCGGCATGGCGCTGGTCGGCGACCCCGACCTGCTCGTGCTCGACGAGCCGTCGACGGGACTGGACCCCAACGGCACCCGCGAGCTGCGCGACGTGATCCGCGAGGAGAACAGACGGGGCGCGACCGTCTTCTTCTCCAGCCACCTCATCGACCAGGTCGAGGCCGTCTGCGACCGCGTCGGCATCCTCAAGGACGGGAAGATGGTCACCGAGGGCAGCGTCGCCGACCTCCGAGCGCAACTGGACGCCGCGACCGTCACCGTCACCGTCGAGCGGGCGGCCCCCGAGTCGCTGCTCTCCGAGATCCGCGGGATCGACGGCGTCGAGGAGGTCGAGGCGACCGACAACCAGGTCCTCGTCTCGGCCCGGGGCGGCGACGCGAAGCTCCGGGCGCTCAACGCGGTAGAGCGGGCCGGCGTCGGCTTCGCGGACTTCACCACCGACGACCCCTCGCTGGAGGAGATATTCGAGGTGGCGACGCTCGGCCCGCGGGAGGGCCGGGGGGACGGAAACCGGGACAGGGCCGAGGCGCCCGCGGAGGGAGAGGCATGA
- a CDS encoding ABC transporter permease translates to MTWRTVMNDDLLGVRRSRLGQGVAATMFAFTAGIAILVALAHVSSPGGQAPTFDTIMLLVGSILSVILPFIAMLGSYGAIIQERESGSVRFLLGLPNSRFDAYLGKYLSRSVLLSAATALGLLVVGAVGFGVLREPDAVAFLLFVVATLAFGLLFVGVGLALSAVLDSETQVTTGIISTYVLFRGLWPVMQWGGLYLTRPDGELGLRPYPEWYFYLGRLDPLNAYVKVVNVLFNENLFHPLITNPQGAEVDYLAVSEWYAVAALAVWLVVVPVVGYLLFVNKDVL, encoded by the coding sequence ATGACCTGGCGAACCGTCATGAACGACGACCTGCTGGGCGTCCGCCGGTCGCGGTTGGGCCAGGGCGTCGCGGCGACGATGTTCGCGTTCACCGCCGGTATCGCCATCCTCGTCGCGCTGGCGCACGTCTCGTCGCCGGGCGGCCAGGCGCCGACGTTCGACACCATCATGCTACTCGTCGGCAGCATCCTCTCGGTGATCCTCCCGTTCATCGCGATGCTCGGCAGCTACGGGGCGATCATCCAGGAACGCGAGAGCGGGTCGGTCCGCTTTCTCCTCGGCCTGCCGAACTCCCGGTTCGACGCCTACCTGGGGAAGTACCTGAGTCGGTCGGTGCTGCTCTCGGCCGCGACGGCGCTCGGCCTCCTCGTCGTCGGCGCCGTCGGCTTCGGGGTCCTCCGCGAACCCGACGCCGTCGCCTTCCTCCTGTTCGTCGTCGCGACGCTGGCCTTTGGACTGCTGTTCGTCGGCGTCGGCCTCGCGCTCTCGGCGGTGCTGGACTCCGAGACGCAGGTCACGACCGGGATCATCAGCACCTACGTCCTCTTCCGCGGCCTGTGGCCCGTCATGCAGTGGGGCGGTCTCTACCTCACCCGCCCCGACGGCGAGCTGGGCCTTCGGCCGTACCCCGAGTGGTACTTCTACCTCGGCCGGCTCGACCCGCTGAACGCCTACGTGAAGGTCGTGAACGTGCTGTTCAACGAGAACCTGTTCCACCCGCTGATCACCAACCCGCAGGGCGCCGAGGTCGACTACCTCGCCGTCTCGGAGTGGTACGCCGTCGCCGCGCTGGCCGTCTGGCTGGTCGTCGTCCCCGTCGTCGGCTATCTGCTGTTCGTGAACAAGGACGTGCTGTAG
- a CDS encoding acyl-CoA mutase large subunit family protein, with protein MFDDEDLAAIRESREEWEAERLEPALDGYGERAERFATVSNHEVDRLYTPEDVADLDYEADLGFPGEPPYTRGVYPTMYRGRTWTMRQFAGFGTPSETNERFHYLIEEGQTGLSTAFDMPSLMGLDSDDPMSDGEVGREGVAVDTLRDMEIIFDGIDVGEVSTSFTINPSAPVIYAMYVAIADQQGVPREEIRGTLQNDMLKEFIAQKEWVVPPRPSLDIVVDTVEFAVEETPKFKPISVSGYHIREAGSTAIQELAFTLADGLAYVEACRERGLAVDEFAPQLSFFFNSHNSIFEEVAKFRAGRRIWANLLAEWYGAEADASKAMKFHTQTAGQSLTAQQPLNNVVRVTIQALAGVLGGTQSLHTNSFDEALALPSEDAVRVALRTQQIIAEESGAADIVDPLGGSFAVEALTDEVEAEAMEYIEAIREMGDGSMREGVLTGIDEGYFHREIGDAAYEYQERVETEAEVVVGVNAYTVAEDTEPETLRVDEEVQERQRERLAEVKAERDDEAVEDALAALDDAIESDENVMPALVDAVEVYATMGEIMDRFERHHGSYRESIGVA; from the coding sequence ATGTTCGACGACGAGGACCTCGCCGCGATCCGAGAGTCCCGCGAGGAGTGGGAAGCCGAGCGACTCGAACCCGCCCTCGACGGCTACGGCGAGCGCGCCGAGCGGTTCGCGACGGTGTCGAACCACGAGGTCGACCGCCTCTACACCCCCGAGGACGTGGCGGACCTGGACTACGAGGCGGACCTGGGGTTCCCGGGCGAGCCGCCCTACACTCGCGGCGTCTACCCGACGATGTACCGCGGGCGCACGTGGACGATGCGGCAGTTCGCCGGCTTCGGGACGCCGAGCGAGACCAACGAGCGGTTTCACTATCTCATCGAGGAGGGCCAGACCGGCCTGTCGACGGCCTTCGACATGCCGTCGCTGATGGGGCTCGACTCGGACGACCCGATGAGCGACGGCGAGGTCGGCCGGGAGGGCGTCGCCGTCGACACGCTGCGGGACATGGAGATCATCTTCGACGGCATCGACGTGGGGGAGGTCTCCACCTCGTTCACGATCAACCCCAGCGCACCGGTGATCTACGCGATGTACGTCGCCATCGCCGACCAGCAGGGCGTCCCCCGCGAGGAGATCCGCGGCACCCTCCAGAACGACATGCTCAAGGAGTTCATCGCCCAGAAGGAGTGGGTCGTCCCGCCCCGTCCCTCGCTGGATATCGTCGTCGACACCGTCGAGTTCGCCGTCGAGGAGACGCCGAAGTTCAAACCGATCTCGGTCTCGGGCTATCACATCCGCGAGGCCGGATCGACGGCGATTCAGGAACTGGCCTTCACGCTGGCCGACGGGCTGGCCTACGTCGAGGCCTGCCGCGAGCGCGGGCTGGCCGTCGACGAGTTCGCCCCCCAGCTCTCCTTTTTCTTCAACTCCCACAACTCCATCTTCGAGGAGGTCGCGAAGTTCCGCGCCGGCCGACGGATCTGGGCGAACCTGCTGGCGGAGTGGTACGGCGCCGAGGCCGACGCCAGCAAGGCGATGAAGTTCCACACCCAGACGGCGGGGCAGTCGCTGACCGCCCAGCAGCCGCTGAACAACGTCGTCCGGGTGACGATCCAGGCGCTGGCGGGCGTGCTGGGCGGGACCCAGAGCCTCCACACCAACAGCTTCGACGAGGCGCTGGCGCTGCCCAGCGAGGACGCGGTGCGGGTCGCCCTGCGCACCCAGCAGATCATCGCCGAGGAGTCGGGCGCCGCCGACATCGTCGACCCGCTGGGCGGCAGCTTCGCCGTCGAGGCGCTGACCGACGAGGTCGAGGCCGAGGCCATGGAGTACATCGAGGCGATCAGGGAGATGGGCGACGGGTCGATGCGGGAGGGCGTCCTGACGGGTATCGACGAGGGGTACTTCCACCGGGAGATCGGGGACGCGGCCTACGAGTACCAGGAGCGCGTCGAGACCGAGGCGGAGGTCGTCGTCGGCGTCAACGCCTACACGGTCGCGGAGGACACCGAACCGGAGACCCTCAGGGTCGACGAGGAAGTCCAGGAGCGACAGCGCGAGCGGCTCGCCGAAGTGAAAGCCGAGCGCGACGACGAAGCGGTCGAGGACGCGCTCGCGGCGCTGGACGACGCCATCGAGAGCGACGAGAACGTCATGCCCGCTCTCGTCGACGCGGTCGAGGTCTACGCGACGATGGGCGAGATCATGGATCGCTTCGAGCGCCACCACGGGAGCTACCGGGAGTCGATCGGCGTCGCCTGA
- a CDS encoding CBS pair associated ParBc domain-containing protein, which produces MVEEGALTVKDYMTREVETVSPDDTVGDVAARIAGSTEHSGFPVTDGRHVEGFVSARDLLQQPDHEPIFKVMSDDLLVAHPEMDIDDAARVILRSGIQKLPVVDDAGNLVGIISNADVIRSQIERATPGKVDNLMQTLENIHGVAVSQERRDVALAELTPTQSKVYADELEGRRYELDRGLAEPLVVIDNDGDLLLADGHHRVKAAARLGIEEMDAYVIVLSEPVDLGMAKTAEKEDLYSIDDIEVVDYAHHPLVQKTKRLQD; this is translated from the coding sequence ATGGTCGAGGAGGGAGCACTGACGGTGAAAGACTACATGACTCGCGAAGTCGAAACCGTGTCGCCGGACGATACGGTCGGCGACGTGGCCGCGCGCATCGCCGGGAGCACGGAACACAGCGGGTTCCCGGTCACCGACGGTCGCCACGTCGAGGGGTTCGTCAGCGCCCGGGACCTGCTGCAACAGCCGGACCACGAGCCCATCTTCAAGGTGATGAGCGACGACCTGCTGGTGGCTCACCCCGAGATGGACATCGACGACGCCGCCCGCGTCATCCTCCGGTCGGGCATCCAGAAGCTCCCCGTCGTCGACGACGCGGGCAACCTCGTCGGCATCATCTCCAACGCCGACGTGATCCGCTCGCAGATCGAGCGGGCGACCCCGGGGAAGGTCGACAACCTGATGCAGACCCTGGAGAACATCCACGGCGTCGCCGTCTCCCAGGAACGTCGTGACGTGGCGCTCGCCGAGTTGACGCCGACCCAATCGAAGGTGTACGCCGACGAACTGGAGGGGCGGCGGTACGAACTCGACCGCGGACTGGCCGAACCGCTCGTCGTCATCGACAACGACGGCGACCTGCTGCTGGCCGACGGCCACCACCGCGTCAAGGCCGCCGCGCGCCTCGGCATCGAGGAGATGGACGCCTACGTCATCGTCCTCTCCGAACCGGTGGACCTGGGGATGGCCAAGACCGCCGAGAAAGAGGATCTGTACTCGATCGACGACATCGAGGTCGTCGACTACGCCCACCACCCGCTCGTCCAGAAGACCAAGCGACTGCAGGACTGA